In Deinococcus aestuarii, the following proteins share a genomic window:
- a CDS encoding GNAT family N-acetyltransferase produces the protein MNLRGATDADYPALADLQGAVWPDHATTGDLLAHEDRELRDHPRQPHLWRAVAEEGGRAVGTAYAIQYPGMFHPDRYHVDVFVHPQAQGRGVGLALASALEAHLGERGARELLSGTREDCPRGLAFLARQGFGEVMRFFDNVLELGEFDSSAWEAAARLPDGYRRATLADLLAEVGEETAWPAYFDAVVEIREDVPRTGEATPIVFEHFRKRGDDPRFLPEGIFFALTPKGQIAAMTELYTDGVDPTKLHTGLTGARRAHRRRGLALALKLAALGVARERGAASVWTGNATTNAPMLALNTRLGFRPRPAWIEMQRGTVEVDR, from the coding sequence ATGAATCTTCGAGGGGCCACCGACGCCGACTACCCGGCCCTCGCCGACCTGCAAGGGGCGGTGTGGCCCGACCACGCCACGACCGGGGACCTCCTCGCCCACGAGGACCGCGAATTGCGCGACCACCCCCGGCAGCCCCACCTCTGGCGCGCCGTGGCAGAGGAAGGCGGGCGGGCCGTCGGCACCGCTTACGCCATCCAGTATCCGGGCATGTTCCACCCCGACCGCTATCACGTGGACGTGTTCGTCCATCCCCAGGCGCAGGGGCGGGGCGTGGGGCTGGCGCTCGCGTCGGCGCTCGAAGCCCACCTGGGGGAACGCGGCGCCCGCGAACTGCTCTCGGGCACCCGGGAGGACTGCCCGCGCGGCCTCGCCTTCCTGGCCCGGCAGGGCTTCGGCGAGGTCATGCGCTTTTTCGACAACGTGCTGGAGCTGGGCGAGTTCGACTCCTCCGCCTGGGAGGCCGCCGCACGTCTCCCCGACGGCTACCGCCGGGCCACCCTCGCCGACCTGCTCGCCGAGGTGGGGGAGGAGACGGCCTGGCCCGCCTACTTCGACGCGGTGGTGGAGATCCGGGAGGACGTGCCGCGCACGGGCGAGGCGACCCCCATCGTCTTCGAGCACTTCCGCAAGCGGGGGGACGACCCGCGCTTCCTGCCGGAGGGCATCTTCTTCGCGCTGACGCCGAAAGGGCAGATCGCGGCGATGACCGAGCTGTACACGGACGGTGTGGACCCCACCAAACTGCACACCGGCCTCACCGGCGCCCGGCGCGCGCACCGCAGGCGGGGGCTGGCGCTGGCCCTCAAGCTCGCGGCCCTGGGCGTCGCCCGGGAGCGCGGCGCGGCGAGCGTCTGGACCGGGAACGCCACGACGAACGCGCCCATGCTGGCCCTGAACACCCGCCTGGGCTTTCGTCCCCGCCCCGCCTGGATCGAGATGCAGCGCGGCACGGTGGAGGTCGACCGATGA
- a CDS encoding GNAT family N-acetyltransferase, with product MTFTVRPIEEGEWDATGRVYTLALPHDPFSGADFRKRDAEQRGWGYTTATLVALDEAGEVLGIASYYQNPGAYHPCRYTLEIAVHPERKGQGIGTALWNAVEADLTRHGAESVRVLAREDHPVAPGFLTRRGFTGDKRSFASSLDLTAFDDGPSRALEDRLAARGVRVRSLAELRVADVPDLTARLHALMSDVRRDVPRAEPATPLSREVFEEAVLGDPGLLEDAYLVAEHDGRWIGQTTLFRSEASPDLLTGLTGVTREWRGQGVATLLKLHAIRAGRALGGTLIRTDNASDNAPMLAVNDRLGFVRDPASVSYVKTFGD from the coding sequence ATGACCTTCACGGTACGGCCCATTGAAGAAGGCGAGTGGGACGCCACTGGGCGCGTCTATACCCTCGCCCTGCCCCACGATCCCTTCAGCGGGGCCGACTTCCGCAAGCGGGACGCCGAGCAGCGCGGCTGGGGCTATACCACCGCCACCCTCGTCGCGCTGGACGAGGCGGGGGAAGTGCTGGGCATTGCCTCGTACTACCAGAACCCCGGCGCCTACCACCCGTGCCGCTACACGCTGGAGATCGCCGTCCACCCGGAGCGGAAGGGGCAGGGGATAGGAACCGCCCTCTGGAACGCGGTGGAGGCCGACCTCACCCGCCACGGCGCCGAGTCCGTCCGCGTCCTGGCCCGCGAGGATCACCCGGTCGCCCCCGGCTTCCTGACCCGGCGCGGCTTTACGGGCGACAAGCGGTCCTTCGCGAGTTCGCTCGACCTGACGGCCTTCGACGACGGGCCCTCCCGTGCCCTGGAGGACCGGCTGGCCGCCCGGGGCGTGCGGGTCCGCAGCCTCGCCGAGTTGCGAGTCGCCGACGTGCCCGACCTCACCGCCCGCCTCCACGCCCTGATGAGCGACGTGCGGCGGGACGTGCCCCGCGCCGAGCCCGCCACGCCCCTCTCCCGCGAGGTGTTCGAGGAGGCGGTGCTGGGCGACCCCGGCCTGCTCGAAGACGCCTACCTCGTCGCCGAGCACGACGGGCGCTGGATCGGCCAGACCACCCTCTTCCGCAGCGAGGCGAGCCCCGACCTCCTCACCGGCCTGACGGGCGTCACCCGCGAGTGGCGCGGCCAGGGGGTCGCCACCCTGCTCAAGCTGCACGCGATCCGGGCGGGCCGCGCGCTGGGCGGCACCCTGATCCGCACCGACAACGCCAGCGACAACGCGCCCATGCTCGCCGTCAACGACCGCCTGGGCTTCGTGCGCGACCCGGCGAGCGTGAGTTACGTCAAGACCTTCGGGGATTGA
- a CDS encoding arginase: MLLSLDWDAFSGTVPLVFDAPIWGTADREHDRLAAWRDRTRRRDPRAPGWTALAADFPLYPGWEALERYAGLPATVTLTHADAWTWLQDHPGEDVLNVDSHHDLFSLSGDPSRVRPGNWAGLGLRAGLIRRYTGLYPDWHADLPVAEGFDLGRTRGEVGPRLPSGVLERVTLRRMDHPGGGLPDPSGVSAVLLVQSPAWTNPAHDGAFLNLARCLNAVPLTPPLDRSGSA; encoded by the coding sequence ATGCTCCTGAGCCTCGACTGGGACGCCTTCAGCGGCACGGTTCCCCTCGTCTTCGACGCGCCGATCTGGGGCACCGCCGACCGTGAGCACGACCGCTTGGCGGCTTGGCGGGACCGGACCCGCAGACGTGACCCGCGAGCACCGGGCTGGACGGCCCTCGCCGCCGACTTCCCCCTCTACCCCGGCTGGGAAGCGCTGGAACGCTACGCGGGCCTCCCCGCCACCGTCACCCTCACGCACGCGGACGCGTGGACGTGGCTTCAGGACCACCCCGGCGAGGACGTCCTGAACGTGGACAGCCACCACGACCTGTTCAGCCTCAGCGGAGACCCCTCCCGCGTGCGCCCCGGCAACTGGGCAGGGCTGGGGCTGCGCGCGGGGCTGATTCGCCGGTACACCGGCCTCTACCCCGACTGGCACGCGGATTTGCCCGTCGCCGAGGGCTTCGACCTGGGGCGCACGCGGGGGGAGGTTGGGCCGCGTCTCCCGTCCGGGGTGCTGGAACGGGTGACCCTTCGGCGCATGGACCATCCCGGCGGGGGCCTGCCCGACCCCTCGGGGGTAAGCGCCGTGCTGCTCGTGCAGTCGCCCGCGTGGACGAACCCGGCGCACGACGGGGCCTTTCTGAACCTGGCCCGCTGCCTGAACGCCGTCCCGCTGACTCCTCCGCTCGACCGCTCAGGGTCGGCCTGA
- a CDS encoding VUT family protein — MTIPALRRTPVLLTLLYVGSILLANLTLNQFIPLPVFGLLSVGTIFFAAVFTLRDRIHREGGLKAVYVAIAAALIVNTLAALLTGTPWRFIGASFLAILVGELADTAVYQRLIRKSWWTRVLTSNAVSVPLDSVIFTLLAFWGDMSTRDILQIIFADILAKYAIAALFALRVRHAARAAAP, encoded by the coding sequence GTGACTATTCCTGCCCTGCGCCGCACGCCCGTGCTGCTGACGCTTCTGTACGTCGGGAGCATCCTGCTCGCCAACCTGACCCTGAACCAGTTCATCCCCCTGCCCGTCTTCGGGCTGCTCAGCGTGGGGACGATTTTTTTCGCGGCGGTCTTCACCCTGCGCGACCGCATTCATCGCGAGGGCGGGCTGAAGGCCGTCTACGTCGCCATCGCGGCGGCTTTGATCGTCAACACCCTCGCCGCGCTGCTGACGGGCACGCCGTGGCGCTTCATCGGGGCGTCCTTCCTGGCGATCCTGGTGGGTGAGCTCGCGGACACCGCCGTCTACCAGCGCCTGATCCGGAAGAGCTGGTGGACCCGCGTGCTGACGAGCAACGCCGTGAGCGTGCCGCTGGATTCCGTGATTTTCACGCTGCTCGCCTTCTGGGGCGACATGAGCACGCGCGACATCCTCCAGATCATCTTCGCCGACATCCTCGCCAAGTACGCCATCGCCGCCCTGTTCGCCCTGCGGGTGCGCCACGCCGCCCGCGCCGCCGCCCCGTGA
- a CDS encoding prepilin peptidase — MSLDLLLVVFAAVLGLLVGSFSNVLIWRLPRGENVAFPPSHCPGCDHRLAPLDLVPVGSWVALGGRCRYCRSPIKSRYPVVEALTGLGYAVIAALFPLTTYGAGTLGLMVLFTLLLVASAIDLDTYTIPDELTLPGVALGLAFAFLNTRSGAAEAGLPTLQGAVQGALLGAGLLVTIDLIGSWVLRRFRERQYPEAPIGYQQLSLALLAGAWLGPWWGLGAALLSAAVNLAARRVVRVPEVVTLGGFLVSVALGGSGFGPGLIVMVQGALMAAGAASLMAGVYWWLKPEPEGEADAPFDPSAMGFGDVKLAAVIGAFLGWERLLVAVVVAVVAGAVLGLLQLALKKENRVKFGPYLALGAVVALIWGGAIVQGYRGMLGL; from the coding sequence GTGAGTCTCGACCTTCTCCTCGTGGTGTTCGCCGCCGTGCTCGGGCTGCTCGTGGGCTCGTTTTCCAACGTGCTGATCTGGCGGCTGCCGCGCGGGGAGAACGTCGCCTTTCCGCCCAGCCACTGCCCCGGCTGCGACCACCGCCTCGCCCCCCTCGACCTCGTGCCGGTCGGCTCATGGGTGGCGTTGGGGGGCAGGTGCCGCTACTGCCGCTCGCCCATCAAGTCCCGCTACCCGGTCGTCGAGGCGCTGACCGGCCTGGGGTACGCCGTCATCGCGGCCCTCTTCCCGCTCACCACCTACGGGGCGGGCACGCTGGGGCTGATGGTGCTGTTCACGCTGCTCCTCGTAGCGAGCGCCATCGACCTCGACACGTACACCATCCCGGACGAGTTGACGCTGCCGGGCGTGGCGCTGGGGCTGGCCTTCGCCTTCCTCAACACACGCTCGGGGGCGGCGGAGGCGGGGCTGCCCACCCTCCAGGGAGCCGTGCAGGGCGCCCTCCTCGGCGCCGGGCTGCTCGTCACCATCGACCTGATCGGATCGTGGGTGCTGCGGCGCTTCCGGGAGCGGCAGTACCCGGAGGCCCCCATCGGCTACCAGCAGCTCAGCCTCGCCCTGCTGGCAGGCGCGTGGCTGGGGCCGTGGTGGGGGCTGGGGGCGGCGCTCCTCTCTGCGGCGGTTAACCTCGCAGCGCGGCGGGTGGTGCGGGTTCCGGAGGTCGTCACGCTGGGCGGCTTCCTCGTCTCCGTGGCGCTGGGGGGGAGCGGCTTCGGGCCGGGGCTGATCGTTATGGTGCAGGGGGCGTTGATGGCGGCGGGCGCGGCCTCCCTCATGGCGGGCGTGTACTGGTGGCTGAAACCTGAACCTGAGGGTGAGGCGGACGCCCCCTTCGACCCCTCGGCGATGGGCTTCGGGGACGTGAAGCTCGCCGCCGTGATCGGCGCGTTCCTGGGGTGGGAGCGGCTGCTCGTGGCGGTCGTCGTGGCTGTCGTGGCGGGAGCGGTGCTGGGCCTCCTGCAACTCGCCCTGAAGAAAGAGAACCGCGTGAAGTTCGGTCCCTACCTCGCCCTCGGCGCGGTCGTCGCGCTGATCTGGGGCGGGGCCATCGTGCAGGGCTACCGGGGGATGCTGGGGCTGTGA
- a CDS encoding nitronate monooxygenase: MTTLPQSTTTTLPSPPAPLPRVIQGGMGVAISNWVLAQAVSRAGQLGVVSGTGIDNLLVRRLQDGDPGGHVRRALAHFPDQTRAQKAVRDYWLEEGRAPGQPYKRVPLPTVTKHRVAWELSLLGSFVEVFLARGGHANPVGLNLLTKLQLHNLPALYGAMLAGVDTVIMGAGIPREIPGVLDAFAQGKPGTARLDVKGEGPGASVPLTFDPSEFGFGGVSLPRPNFYPIISSHVLAGILTRKATGSVQGFVIEGPTAGGHNAPPRGQVSYDESGQPVYTERDIADLEEMRRLGLPFWLAGGSGSPNALQAALDQGAAGIQVGTLFAYCRESGLRPETREHTLGAVRAGGVSVYTDPLASPTGFPFKVVQLPGTLSEPERYAARTRVCDIGYLREAYWDGDKTGLRCAAEPVETYVQKGGKPEDTVGRKCLCNALMADAGHAQIQKGGEVEQPLLTSGDDLVKLGGWTPGYTAGDVLDYLLGKPGAGPRQAGAGEVLAQA; this comes from the coding sequence ATGACCACGCTGCCGCAATCCACCACCACGACGCTGCCCTCCCCGCCCGCGCCGCTGCCGCGCGTCATCCAGGGGGGGATGGGCGTCGCCATCTCCAACTGGGTGCTCGCCCAGGCCGTCTCCCGCGCCGGGCAGCTCGGCGTCGTGTCGGGCACGGGGATCGACAACCTCCTCGTGCGCCGCCTGCAAGACGGCGACCCCGGTGGGCACGTCCGCCGCGCCCTCGCGCACTTCCCCGACCAGACGCGGGCGCAGAAGGCCGTGCGCGACTACTGGCTGGAGGAGGGCCGCGCCCCCGGCCAGCCCTACAAGCGCGTGCCGCTGCCCACGGTCACGAAGCACCGCGTCGCCTGGGAGCTGAGCCTGCTCGGCAGCTTCGTGGAGGTCTTCCTGGCGCGCGGGGGGCACGCGAACCCGGTCGGGCTCAACCTCCTGACCAAGCTGCAACTGCACAACCTCCCCGCCCTGTACGGGGCGATGCTCGCCGGGGTGGACACGGTGATCATGGGGGCGGGCATCCCCCGCGAGATTCCCGGCGTGCTCGACGCCTTCGCGCAGGGCAAGCCCGGCACCGCCCGCCTGGACGTGAAGGGCGAGGGCCCGGGAGCGAGCGTGCCCCTCACCTTCGATCCCTCGGAGTTCGGCTTCGGCGGGGTGAGCCTGCCCCGGCCCAATTTCTACCCGATCATCTCCTCGCACGTCCTGGCGGGCATCCTGACCCGCAAGGCGACGGGCAGCGTCCAGGGCTTCGTGATCGAGGGCCCCACCGCCGGGGGCCACAACGCCCCGCCGCGCGGGCAGGTCAGCTACGACGAGAGCGGGCAGCCCGTCTATACCGAGCGCGACATCGCCGACCTGGAGGAGATGCGCCGCCTCGGCCTGCCCTTCTGGCTGGCGGGGGGCAGCGGCTCGCCCAACGCCCTGCAAGCGGCCCTCGACCAGGGCGCGGCGGGCATCCAGGTCGGCACCCTCTTCGCCTACTGCCGGGAGAGCGGCCTGCGCCCCGAGACGCGCGAGCACACCCTCGGCGCCGTCCGGGCGGGTGGGGTGAGCGTCTACACCGACCCCCTCGCCTCGCCGACAGGCTTTCCCTTCAAGGTCGTGCAGCTCCCGGGCACCCTCTCCGAGCCCGAGCGGTACGCCGCGCGCACCCGCGTCTGCGACATCGGCTATCTGCGTGAGGCGTACTGGGACGGCGACAAGACCGGCCTGCGCTGCGCCGCCGAGCCCGTCGAGACCTACGTGCAAAAGGGCGGCAAGCCCGAGGACACCGTGGGCCGCAAGTGCCTGTGCAACGCCCTGATGGCCGACGCGGGCCACGCCCAGATTCAGAAGGGCGGCGAGGTCGAGCAGCCCCTCCTGACGAGCGGCGACGACCTCGTGAAGCTCGGCGGCTGGACGCCCGGGTACACCGCCGGGGACGTGCTGGACTACCTGCTCGGGAAGCCGGGGGCGGGACCTCGACAGGCGGGCGCCGGGGAAGTGCTGGCCCAGGCGTAG
- the rimO gene encoding 30S ribosomal protein S12 methylthiotransferase RimO, producing MADHPVPGTANQTKKVGFISLGCPKALVDSERILTQLRAEGYEVAPSYEDAHAVIVNTCGFITPAVEESLSAIGEALDATGKVIVTGCLGERPEKILERHPKVAAITGSEAVDDVMGHVRELLPIETDAFTGLLPVAAPGMRPEREATRHGDVFAPSVKLTPRHYAYVKIAEGCNHTCAFCIIPKLRGRQVSRDAGAVLYEAYRLIAGGTKELMIISQDTSAYGVDVRYRESEFQGGMVRAHLTDLAEKLGEMGAWVRMHYVYPYPHVEKIVELMAAGKILPYLDVPLQHASPKILRLMRRPGAGKQLDTIRRWREICPELAIRSTFIVGFPGETEEDFQELLTFLEEARLDRVGAFPYSDVDEADANGLPDAVPQEVKEERLARFMEVAQRISAERLAEKVGRVLDVIVDEFNDDEGDLPGTRLIGRTKGDAPGIDGQVYLYAGNFAGQVKPGDIVKARIEDSDEYDLYGEVVERPEWQPNVPLLGHFGRH from the coding sequence ATTGCAGATCATCCCGTGCCCGGCACGGCGAACCAAACGAAGAAAGTCGGCTTCATCAGCCTGGGCTGCCCGAAAGCTCTGGTGGACAGCGAACGCATCCTGACCCAACTGCGCGCGGAAGGCTACGAGGTGGCCCCCAGCTACGAGGACGCACACGCCGTCATCGTGAACACCTGCGGCTTCATCACGCCCGCCGTGGAGGAATCGCTGAGCGCCATCGGTGAGGCACTGGACGCCACGGGCAAGGTCATCGTGACGGGCTGCCTGGGCGAGCGCCCCGAGAAGATTCTGGAACGTCACCCCAAGGTCGCGGCGATCACCGGGTCCGAGGCGGTGGACGACGTGATGGGCCATGTCCGCGAGCTGCTGCCCATCGAGACGGACGCCTTCACGGGTCTGCTGCCGGTCGCCGCCCCCGGGATGCGGCCGGAGCGGGAGGCCACCCGTCACGGCGACGTATTCGCGCCGAGCGTCAAGCTCACGCCCCGCCACTACGCCTACGTGAAGATCGCGGAGGGATGCAACCACACCTGCGCGTTCTGCATCATCCCGAAGCTGCGCGGACGGCAGGTCTCGCGCGACGCGGGCGCGGTGCTGTATGAGGCTTACAGATTGATCGCGGGCGGCACCAAGGAACTGATGATCATCTCGCAGGACACCTCCGCCTACGGGGTGGACGTGCGTTACCGCGAGTCGGAGTTCCAGGGTGGCATGGTCCGCGCGCACCTCACGGACCTTGCCGAGAAGCTGGGCGAGATGGGCGCGTGGGTGCGGATGCACTACGTCTACCCGTACCCGCACGTGGAAAAGATCGTGGAGCTGATGGCGGCGGGCAAGATTCTGCCCTACCTCGACGTGCCCCTCCAGCACGCCTCGCCCAAGATTCTGCGGCTGATGCGGCGTCCCGGCGCGGGCAAGCAGCTCGACACCATCCGCCGCTGGCGCGAGATCTGCCCGGAACTGGCTATCCGCTCGACCTTCATCGTGGGCTTCCCTGGCGAGACGGAGGAGGACTTCCAGGAGCTGCTGACCTTTTTGGAGGAGGCGAGGCTCGACCGCGTGGGCGCCTTCCCCTACTCCGACGTGGACGAGGCGGACGCGAACGGGTTGCCGGACGCCGTGCCGCAGGAGGTCAAGGAGGAGCGGCTGGCCCGCTTCATGGAGGTCGCCCAGCGGATCAGCGCCGAGAGGCTGGCGGAGAAGGTCGGACGGGTGCTGGACGTGATCGTGGACGAGTTCAACGACGACGAGGGCGACCTGCCGGGCACGCGGCTGATCGGGCGCACGAAGGGGGACGCCCCCGGCATCGACGGTCAGGTGTACCTCTACGCGGGCAACTTCGCGGGGCAGGTTAAACCCGGCGACATCGTGAAGGCCCGCATCGAGGACAGCGACGAGTACGACCTCTACGGCGAGGTGGTCGAGCGGCCCGAGTGGCAGCCCAACGTGCCGCTCTTGGGGCACTTCGGGCGGCACTGA
- a CDS encoding type II toxin-antitoxin system VapC family toxin, with the protein MSELPFFLDTSALLRAYISEPHSSFVLGQMQAASVNVVIRVAYLETYAGLIQRQHRDHRERLKPAQVATLLADFERDWETLAVVELGAEVMDRSSHLIRSHAQAGLRALDAIHLACALKAQDTWENLRVLTFDQRQAAVARALGLNVLSLPPDPV; encoded by the coding sequence GTGAGTGAACTCCCTTTCTTCCTCGACACCTCTGCGCTCTTACGTGCGTACATCAGTGAGCCCCATAGCAGTTTCGTTCTCGGGCAGATGCAGGCGGCTAGCGTCAACGTTGTTATCCGAGTCGCATATTTAGAAACATACGCGGGGCTGATTCAACGGCAACACCGAGATCATCGAGAGCGGTTGAAACCTGCCCAAGTCGCTACCCTGCTGGCCGACTTCGAGCGGGATTGGGAAACCTTGGCTGTCGTTGAACTCGGTGCAGAGGTCATGGACCGGTCCTCTCATCTGATCCGGTCCCATGCTCAGGCAGGGCTGCGGGCGCTTGACGCCATCCACCTGGCGTGTGCCTTGAAGGCGCAAGACACCTGGGAAAATCTGCGGGTGCTGACCTTCGATCAGCGGCAGGCGGCGGTGGCCCGCGCGTTGGGCCTGAACGTCCTCTCCCTCCCGCCCGACCCGGTGTGA
- the minD gene encoding septum site-determining protein MinD, which produces MNAKVIVVTSGKGGVGKTTTTANIGAALARLGEKVVVIDVDVGLRNLDVVMGLESRVVFDLIDVIEGKCRLSQALIRDKRVETLYLLPASQTRDKEALNAEVFRAAVRQLIEEEGFDRVLIDSPAGIESGFKTAAAPAEGALVVVNPEVSSVRDADRIIGLLEAQQIREIRLVINRLRPKMVASGNMLSEADVLEILGVKPIGVIPEDEGILVSTNVGEPAVLGKTRAGTAFMDTARRLKGEDVPYPNLEENRGFIAMLRRLFGGA; this is translated from the coding sequence ATGAATGCCAAGGTCATTGTGGTCACGTCGGGCAAGGGGGGCGTGGGGAAGACCACGACCACCGCGAACATCGGCGCGGCGCTCGCCCGCCTGGGTGAAAAGGTCGTCGTGATCGACGTGGACGTGGGGTTGCGCAACCTCGACGTGGTGATGGGGCTCGAATCCCGCGTGGTCTTCGACCTGATCGACGTGATCGAGGGCAAGTGCCGCCTCTCACAGGCCCTGATCCGCGACAAGCGGGTGGAGACGCTCTACCTCCTGCCCGCCTCGCAGACGCGCGACAAGGAGGCGCTGAACGCCGAGGTCTTCCGCGCGGCGGTGCGCCAGCTCATCGAAGAAGAGGGCTTCGACCGGGTGCTGATCGACTCGCCCGCCGGGATCGAGTCGGGCTTCAAGACGGCGGCGGCCCCGGCGGAGGGTGCGCTCGTGGTCGTGAACCCGGAAGTCTCCTCCGTGCGCGACGCCGACCGCATCATCGGGCTGCTCGAAGCCCAGCAGATTCGGGAAATCCGGCTCGTGATCAACCGCCTGCGACCCAAGATGGTGGCGAGCGGGAACATGCTCTCGGAGGCGGACGTGCTCGAAATCCTGGGGGTCAAGCCTATCGGCGTGATTCCCGAGGACGAGGGCATCCTGGTGAGCACGAACGTGGGCGAGCCCGCCGTGCTGGGCAAGACGAGGGCGGGGACGGCCTTTATGGACACCGCCCGGCGCCTCAAGGGGGAGGACGTGCCGTACCCCAACCTGGAAGAGAACAGAGGCTTCATCGCCATGCTGCGCCGTCTGTTCGGGGGGGCCTGA
- the minE gene encoding cell division topological specificity factor MinE yields the protein MFSWLRGKRSKETLKDRLELVLAYDRAQIPPGKVDALRNDLLEVVRRYFPAGNSNVEVEQRGDQVVLTASIALDEQPRNTGRPGR from the coding sequence ATGTTCTCGTGGCTCAGGGGCAAGCGCAGTAAGGAGACGCTCAAGGACCGTCTCGAACTCGTCCTCGCCTACGACCGCGCGCAGATTCCGCCCGGCAAGGTGGACGCGCTGAGAAACGACTTGCTGGAGGTCGTGCGGCGGTATTTCCCGGCGGGGAACAGCAACGTGGAGGTCGAGCAGCGCGGCGATCAGGTGGTGCTGACGGCGAGCATCGCCCTCGACGAGCAGCCCAGGAACACGGGGCGCCCGGGACGCTGA
- a CDS encoding FtsW/RodA/SpoVE family cell cycle protein produces the protein MNLKYDLRFPLVVAALLVVGLMTVSTAALSPRAAPGIFPKQVIGVVLAALPVALLWWAGRDRAYRAAPYLFAGALLLQASTFVIGKEVNGQQNWLVFGPVQFQPLEFLKFALILMLPVVLRGGYQGVKTYAAALAVFLPALALVVLQDFGGALVLGVMFGVMMLAARVPWWHALLAVVALGVAFPTLVYPHLEPYQQKRLTIFLDPYQEPRGAGYQVIQSTIAVGSGGVQGKGYKQGSQSHNGFLPEAHTDFAFSSWAEEQGLVGGLAVLVLYGALFWRLSGMAAESPRLQDQILFAGVLGQLGAQVLENVGAALGLLPLTGVTLPLISYGLSSLVTTLATLGLAYVVYRDRYGGVI, from the coding sequence GTGAACCTCAAGTACGACCTGCGCTTCCCCCTGGTGGTCGCCGCCCTGCTCGTGGTCGGCCTGATGACGGTGAGCACGGCGGCGCTGAGCCCCCGGGCCGCGCCCGGCATCTTCCCCAAGCAGGTGATCGGCGTGGTGCTCGCCGCCCTCCCGGTGGCCCTGCTGTGGTGGGCGGGGCGGGACCGCGCCTACCGCGCCGCGCCGTACCTCTTCGCGGGGGCGCTGCTGCTCCAGGCGAGCACCTTCGTGATCGGCAAGGAGGTGAACGGGCAGCAGAACTGGCTCGTGTTTGGGCCGGTGCAGTTTCAGCCGCTTGAGTTCCTCAAGTTCGCCCTGATCCTGATGCTGCCCGTCGTGCTGCGAGGCGGCTATCAGGGGGTCAAGACGTACGCGGCGGCCCTGGCGGTCTTCCTCCCCGCCCTCGCGCTGGTGGTGTTGCAGGACTTCGGGGGGGCGCTCGTGCTCGGCGTGATGTTCGGGGTGATGATGCTCGCCGCCCGGGTGCCGTGGTGGCACGCGCTGCTGGCCGTGGTCGCCCTGGGAGTGGCTTTTCCAACCCTGGTGTATCCGCACCTGGAGCCGTACCAGCAAAAACGGCTCACCATCTTCCTCGATCCCTACCAGGAACCCAGGGGGGCGGGGTATCAGGTCATCCAGAGCACCATCGCGGTCGGGTCGGGCGGGGTGCAGGGCAAGGGGTACAAGCAGGGGTCGCAGTCGCACAACGGCTTCCTGCCGGAAGCGCACACCGACTTCGCCTTCTCCTCGTGGGCGGAGGAACAGGGGCTCGTCGGCGGGCTCGCCGTCCTCGTGCTGTATGGGGCCCTCTTCTGGCGGCTGTCGGGCATGGCCGCCGAGTCGCCGCGCTTGCAGGACCAGATTCTCTTCGCGGGCGTGCTGGGGCAACTCGGGGCGCAGGTGCTCGAAAACGTGGGGGCGGCGCTGGGCCTGTTGCCGCTGACGGGCGTGACCCTGCCGCTCATCAGCTACGGCCTGAGCAGCCTGGTCACCACCCTCGCCACGCTGGGGCTCGCGTACGTGGTGTACCGGGACAGGTACGGCGGGGTGATCTGA